A section of the Deltaproteobacteria bacterium genome encodes:
- a CDS encoding alpha/beta fold hydrolase encodes MPKLNRNGVDLYFEVHGQGPVLLLTHGFSATCDMWRGQVEALSRKHTLVIWDMRGHGQSDYPEDPAAYSEALTIADMSALLDQVGADRAILGGQSLGGYMSLVFYQIFPERVKALLMVDTGPGFRKDEARGEWNKIALAAADRYEKEGLNVLPSSSQERATARHRSAEGLARAARGMLTQRDARVINSLTEIKIPTLIIVGAEDKPYLASADYMALKIPGARKVVIPAAGHAVNIDQPQAFIEAVLPFLDGLGQ; translated from the coding sequence ATGCCAAAGTTGAACCGCAACGGGGTAGATCTCTATTTTGAGGTGCACGGCCAGGGCCCTGTTCTGTTGCTCACCCACGGATTTTCAGCCACCTGCGACATGTGGCGCGGTCAGGTCGAGGCCTTGTCCAGGAAGCATACCCTGGTTATCTGGGACATGCGCGGTCACGGTCAGTCGGACTACCCTGAAGATCCGGCCGCCTACAGTGAGGCCTTGACCATAGCCGACATGTCCGCACTCCTGGATCAGGTCGGAGCCGATCGGGCTATCCTCGGTGGACAGTCTCTCGGCGGGTATATGTCGTTGGTTTTTTACCAAATTTTTCCCGAGCGCGTTAAGGCATTGCTGATGGTCGATACCGGGCCTGGTTTCAGGAAGGACGAGGCCCGGGGGGAATGGAACAAAATCGCTTTGGCCGCTGCTGATCGCTATGAAAAAGAGGGCTTGAATGTTCTGCCGTCATCCAGCCAGGAGCGGGCCACAGCCAGGCACCGTTCAGCCGAGGGGCTGGCCCGGGCGGCACGGGGGATGTTGACCCAGCGCGACGCCCGGGTTATTAATTCGCTAACGGAAATTAAGATTCCCACGCTGATCATAGTCGGGGCGGAGGATAAACCGTACTTGGCCTCTGCCGATTATATGGCCTTGAAGATTCCCGGGGCCCGAAAGGTTGTCATCCCGGCCGCCGGCCACGCCGTCAACATCGATCAACCGCAGGCCTTCATCGAAGCCGTCCTCCCTTTTCTGGACGGTCTCGGGCAGTAG
- a CDS encoding type II toxin-antitoxin system Phd/YefM family antitoxin — MLIDTEKMIPITRLQRELTLRLKEVSETGEPVYVLRNNKMAAVIISSEEYELLKNVEELLEHLEISEVIEQRLKRPVCPKNIPWEKIKKKHSQKKYRLVYRLIGKHSEVIEIVGIGKSDKEAVYKMVFERLKKFS, encoded by the coding sequence GTGTTAATCGATACGGAAAAAATGATACCGATAACCAGGTTGCAGAGGGAACTCACCCTGCGGCTTAAAGAAGTCTCTGAAACAGGGGAGCCGGTTTATGTGTTAAGGAATAATAAAATGGCGGCGGTTATCATTTCCAGTGAAGAATATGAGCTGTTGAAAAATGTAGAAGAACTCCTTGAACATCTGGAAATTTCAGAGGTCATTGAGCAAAGGCTAAAAAGACCTGTTTGCCCGAAAAATATTCCCTGGGAGAAAATAAAGAAAAAACATAGCCAAAAAAAATATCGCCTGGTTTATCGCTTAATCGGAAAGCACAGTGAGGTCATAGAAATCGTGGGGATCGGGAAAAGTGACAAAGAAGCGGTTTATAAAATGGTTTTCGAAAGATTAAAAAAATTTTCTTAG
- a CDS encoding flavodoxin family protein, with product MKILAINGSYRGRQGHTSFLLSKLSKSAVSAGAEFEVIHLTELKIHHCLSCGKCNSPEHYLKCVFDGKDDVRSVFEKMAWADILVFATPVYVFGLSGLLKIFLERLYATADVFDLRLTQSGLVFHHIDQAICSKPFAVLVCCDNLEKEMTGNVTSYFQTYARFNDAPQVGVLVRNAGRFAGHGKDPEAFRRAPKLVEAYEAFETAGKELATLGHITSSTEKSAAQNIIPMPAVFKVLQHFRPFKKIMVKKARQMMKYEEGAV from the coding sequence ATGAAAATACTGGCAATCAACGGGTCTTATCGCGGCCGTCAGGGCCATACGTCCTTCCTGTTGTCCAAGCTCTCCAAAAGCGCTGTCTCCGCCGGGGCCGAGTTTGAAGTGATCCACCTGACGGAACTGAAAATCCACCATTGTCTTTCCTGCGGAAAATGCAACAGCCCGGAGCACTATCTTAAATGCGTCTTCGACGGGAAAGACGACGTTCGATCGGTGTTTGAGAAGATGGCTTGGGCGGATATCCTCGTCTTTGCCACGCCTGTTTATGTCTTCGGCCTGTCGGGCTTGCTGAAGATCTTTCTGGAACGCCTTTACGCCACGGCCGACGTCTTCGACCTGCGATTGACGCAAAGCGGCCTGGTCTTCCATCACATCGATCAGGCCATTTGTTCAAAACCCTTCGCGGTCCTGGTCTGTTGCGACAACCTGGAAAAAGAGATGACCGGCAACGTCACCTCCTATTTCCAGACCTATGCCAGATTTAACGACGCACCGCAGGTGGGGGTGCTGGTCCGTAATGCAGGACGCTTCGCCGGTCACGGAAAAGACCCGGAGGCCTTCCGGAGGGCACCTAAACTGGTCGAGGCCTATGAAGCTTTTGAGACCGCGGGGAAAGAACTGGCCACCCTCGGTCATATTACCTCATCCACCGAAAAATCGGCTGCCCAAAATATTATCCCCATGCCGGCGGTGTTCAAGGTCCTTCAACACTTCCGACCCTTTAAAAAAATCATGGTCAAAAAGGCGCGGCAGATGATGAAATATGAAGAGGGTGCCGTTTGA
- a CDS encoding carboxymuconolactone decarboxylase family protein, translating to MDDDIKKRTRETAAKLFGGGIKMDPPYLTWKEFDRGLANDLSMFITGNLYSRTVLSLPERQMVACAMLAALGAADELKLHLNAALNVGCDPKKMAEVFFQLAPYGGMPLVNKALEVFREVLQGRGEWETFKK from the coding sequence ATGGACGACGATATCAAAAAAAGAACCCGGGAGACGGCGGCCAAGCTCTTCGGTGGGGGAATAAAGATGGACCCCCCATACCTGACCTGGAAGGAATTCGACCGGGGCCTGGCCAACGATCTATCCATGTTCATCACCGGAAACCTCTATTCCAGAACGGTCCTCAGCCTGCCGGAGAGGCAGATGGTGGCCTGCGCCATGCTGGCCGCCCTGGGAGCGGCCGATGAATTAAAGCTCCACCTCAATGCCGCCCTGAATGTCGGCTGCGACCCGAAAAAAATGGCCGAGGTCTTTTTCCAGCTTGCCCCCTACGGCGGCATGCCTCTGGTCAACAAGGCCCTGGAAGTCTTTCGAGAGGTATTACAAGGCCGGGGGGAATGGGAAACGTTTAAAAAATAA